The following coding sequences are from one Nitrospirota bacterium window:
- a CDS encoding segregation/condensation protein A, whose amino-acid sequence MDDSYTIKIPVFEGPFDLLLHLIKENKLDIYDIPIALITSQYLNYIEIMKELNLEIAGEFIVMAATLIHIKSRMLLPPDEEIPSEEIEDPRTELVQRLLEYQKFKEAAISLRNREEEWMKIFRKETLSESDAEEEELYLFDLSLFDLLDAFKKILDKAPPEVISITKETLTVKDRMAFIMEIIEGQEAVRFEDFFRDRVTRMQLIITFIALLELIRLGLIKAYQEKAFGNIWIINPAKQTTISNQT is encoded by the coding sequence ATGGATGATTCATACACAATAAAAATTCCAGTATTTGAAGGGCCTTTTGATTTACTACTTCATTTGATTAAAGAAAACAAGCTTGATATTTATGATATCCCCATTGCTCTTATAACCAGCCAGTATCTTAACTATATTGAGATTATGAAAGAATTGAATCTTGAGATTGCTGGAGAATTTATTGTTATGGCTGCAACTCTCATACATATTAAATCAAGGATGTTGCTTCCGCCTGATGAGGAAATTCCCTCTGAAGAAATTGAAGATCCGCGAACTGAACTCGTGCAAAGATTACTCGAATATCAGAAGTTCAAGGAAGCAGCTATTAGTCTTAGAAACAGAGAAGAGGAGTGGATGAAAATTTTTCGTAAAGAAACATTATCAGAATCAGATGCAGAAGAGGAAGAACTTTACCTTTTTGATCTGAGCTTGTTCGACCTCCTTGATGCATTTAAAAAAATACTTGATAAAGCACCCCCTGAAGTTATTTCTATAACAAAAGAGACTCTAACAGTAAAAGACAGAATGGCTTTCATTATGGAGATTATAGAAGGACAGGAGGCTGTAAGGTTTGAAGATTTTTTTAGAGATAGAGTAACTCGCATGCAACTCATCATAACGTTTATTGCACTGCTTGAGCTGATAAGGCTCGGCCTGATTAAGGCGTATCAGGAAAAAGCATTCGGGAATATATGGATAATAAACCCTGCAAAACAGACCACAATCTCAAATCAGACGTGA
- a CDS encoding cupin domain-containing protein has translation MITKKNMLPNLCEWKKIQENCTISNISRLYKYKGNFSWKGIKTEKYKNSGNDWAGMIRKTLIGAHGESTRFHVRYFEIAPGGYSSFEMHRHEHVVICVKGKGICIAGKKKLKIGFLDILYICPEEPHQLRNPNKETFGFFCIVNAKRDKPRLIR, from the coding sequence ATGATAACTAAAAAGAATATGTTGCCAAACCTCTGTGAATGGAAGAAGATTCAAGAAAATTGCACTATCAGCAATATATCAAGGCTCTACAAATATAAAGGTAATTTTAGCTGGAAAGGCATAAAGACTGAAAAATATAAAAACTCTGGTAATGATTGGGCTGGTATGATAAGAAAGACATTAATCGGTGCTCATGGTGAATCAACAAGATTTCATGTAAGATATTTTGAAATCGCTCCCGGCGGATACAGCAGTTTTGAAATGCACAGGCATGAACATGTTGTTATATGTGTAAAAGGGAAAGGCATCTGTATTGCTGGGAAGAAAAAACTTAAAATTGGATTTCTCGATATACTTTATATCTGTCCTGAAGAACCACATCAATTACGAAATCCTAACAAAGAAACTTTTGGCTTTTTCTGTATTGTAAATGCAAAAAGAGACAAGCCACGATTAATACGCTAA
- a CDS encoding flippase — translation MIGKLLVILKKSNRKKDVEISFALFKRASGIFVIRIISIVLSFVTSIILARLLGVVDYGIFTYSFAWVSVLMMVSIMGFDKLLLRYVSTYHAKFKWELIYGIVRRTYVIAIVVSIILMFLVAIIALVVQKSHDLNVLSSFLLSLLLLPIFTLIRLHQSTLQGLHRIMSGQVPEMIIQPILFILFILITFFIINKKLSAPLAIIEFIIASILILIALRYMLKKSISQYIKDITPIYEMKLWLKSSLPLLIFNSLYVINAWADVIMLGLLKGTEFAGVYNIANRGAEFITFILVSVNTVFAPTIARLYTTGQIEELQYAVTSTARIILIFSIPIAFVLIFFGKFFLMLYGNEFLSANLALKILSVAQFFNVATGSVGYLLIMTGHEKDAATGIGISAIINIFLNAILIPSWGIEGAAIATASSIIVWNILLAIWVYRRLKIHTTAFGIIKLWKRD, via the coding sequence TTGATTGGTAAATTATTGGTTATATTAAAAAAATCGAATCGTAAAAAGGATGTTGAAATAAGTTTTGCCTTATTTAAAAGGGCCTCTGGAATATTTGTCATTAGAATTATTTCAATAGTACTTTCCTTTGTTACAAGTATTATTTTAGCACGTTTACTAGGTGTTGTTGATTATGGAATTTTTACCTATTCTTTTGCATGGGTTTCGGTTCTGATGATGGTTTCTATTATGGGATTTGATAAACTTTTATTGAGATATGTTTCAACTTATCATGCTAAATTTAAATGGGAATTAATTTATGGAATTGTCCGCAGAACTTATGTGATAGCGATTGTTGTATCAATTATATTGATGTTCTTAGTCGCTATTATAGCATTAGTTGTCCAGAAATCTCATGATTTAAATGTCTTAAGTTCATTCTTACTTTCTCTCTTATTGTTACCAATATTTACCTTAATCAGATTACACCAATCAACATTGCAAGGTCTTCATAGAATTATGAGTGGACAAGTTCCAGAAATGATCATACAACCAATTTTATTCATTTTGTTCATTTTGATAACGTTCTTCATTATTAACAAAAAATTGTCTGCACCTTTAGCAATTATTGAATTTATAATAGCCTCAATTTTAATTTTAATAGCCTTAAGATATATGTTAAAGAAATCTATTAGTCAGTATATTAAAGATATTACTCCTATATACGAAATGAAACTCTGGTTAAAAAGTAGCCTTCCCTTACTAATCTTCAACAGTTTGTATGTTATTAATGCATGGGCTGATGTAATTATGCTTGGTTTACTAAAAGGAACGGAATTCGCAGGTGTTTATAATATTGCTAATCGTGGAGCAGAGTTTATAACCTTTATATTAGTTTCAGTCAATACTGTTTTTGCTCCAACAATTGCAAGATTATATACAACTGGGCAAATTGAAGAACTACAGTATGCTGTTACATCAACTGCAAGAATTATTTTAATTTTTTCGATTCCTATAGCATTTGTATTAATTTTTTTTGGAAAATTTTTTTTAATGTTGTATGGTAATGAATTTTTAAGCGCAAATTTAGCTTTGAAGATTCTCAGTGTCGCACAATTCTTTAATGTCGCGACGGGTTCTGTTGGCTATCTCCTGATAATGACGGGGCATGAAAAAGATGCTGCTACAGGTATTGGCATCAGTGCCATTATTAACATATTTTTAAATGCTATTTTGATACCCTCGTGGGGAATTGAAGGGGCTGCCATAGCTACAGCATCAAGTATTATAGTATGGAATATTCTGCTTGCAATCTGGGTCTATAGAAGACTAAAAATACACACAACAGCTTTTGGAATAATAAAATTATGGAAAAGAGATTGA
- a CDS encoding radical SAM protein codes for MKILLIQPPPRKKVNEDIVVPPLGIAYLASVVKNHGYRVSIIDAFADSLDMSSLEARIKDLSPDLIGITGMTPVVDNALRTAIISRKHAKYIVIGGPHVSVVGKKIFEQFTDIDFAIQGEGENSFILLLDAIDRNKDIKDVPGLITRDFENQPALFTNQLDDIPFPARELLPNDKYKYILSSGKVTTMFTSRGCPYNCIFCDKAVFGSKWRGRSASNVLDEIEHVVKDFKIKSIIFYDDLFTLKKERVEEICDGILSRKLEFEWKCEGRVNLIDKETLNLMKKAGCSMIAYGVESGNQKGLDYLKKGTTIEQIRRAFELTRKAGIKPMAYFILGIPVETFEDELRTIEFAKEIKPAYAQFSILSPTPGTKLYDDTIERGWYREVNAKNPMDRDIKRPAIINENWDEYKLNRILKEAHRRFYLSPWYIGERLREVRSLKELIRKANAGFKLMKWYFQ; via the coding sequence TTGAAGATACTGTTAATACAACCTCCTCCCAGAAAAAAAGTTAATGAAGATATTGTTGTCCCGCCGCTTGGTATTGCTTACCTTGCTTCTGTTGTAAAAAATCATGGATACAGGGTATCAATCATAGACGCCTTTGCAGATTCACTTGATATGTCTTCACTTGAGGCACGTATCAAGGACTTATCTCCTGATCTTATAGGGATAACGGGTATGACTCCTGTTGTTGACAATGCTTTAAGGACTGCTATTATATCGAGAAAACATGCGAAGTACATAGTTATTGGTGGCCCTCATGTTTCAGTTGTCGGCAAAAAGATATTTGAACAGTTTACTGATATAGATTTTGCAATACAGGGCGAGGGGGAAAATAGTTTTATATTGTTACTTGATGCTATCGATAGGAATAAAGACATTAAAGATGTTCCGGGTCTTATAACAAGAGATTTTGAAAATCAACCTGCTCTTTTTACTAATCAACTTGATGACATACCTTTCCCTGCAAGAGAACTATTGCCAAATGATAAATACAAATACATATTGTCTTCAGGGAAAGTCACAACTATGTTTACTTCAAGAGGATGCCCGTATAATTGCATATTTTGTGACAAAGCTGTTTTTGGTTCAAAATGGAGAGGCAGAAGTGCGTCAAATGTCCTTGATGAAATTGAACATGTTGTGAAAGATTTCAAAATTAAATCTATAATTTTTTATGATGATCTTTTTACACTTAAAAAAGAAAGAGTTGAAGAAATATGCGATGGAATACTTTCAAGAAAACTCGAATTCGAATGGAAATGTGAAGGAAGAGTAAATTTAATAGATAAAGAAACTCTCAATCTGATGAAAAAAGCAGGCTGTTCAATGATAGCTTATGGAGTTGAGAGTGGAAATCAAAAAGGACTTGATTATCTTAAAAAAGGTACAACTATAGAACAAATTAGAAGGGCATTTGAATTGACAAGGAAAGCCGGCATAAAGCCCATGGCATATTTTATACTTGGTATTCCTGTTGAAACATTCGAAGATGAATTGAGGACAATAGAGTTTGCAAAAGAAATAAAACCCGCATATGCACAATTCAGCATTCTTTCGCCAACCCCTGGCACAAAACTTTATGACGATACAATCGAAAGGGGATGGTATAGAGAGGTAAATGCAAAAAATCCAATGGATAGAGATATCAAGAGGCCGGCTATAATTAATGAAAATTGGGATGAATATAAATTAAACAGGATTTTAAAAGAGGCGCACAGGAGATTTTATTTGAGTCCATGGTATATAGGTGAAAGATTGAGAGAGGTCAGGAGCTTAAAAGAATTAATCAGAAAAGCAAATGCAGGCTTTAAGTTGATGAAATGGTATTTTCAGTAA
- a CDS encoding YdcF family protein has protein sequence MFKLIKIVITFILIMVLLYVGHSFLLEKAGRYLYCRDELKPADVIVILAGEETERVEHGVKLFKEGWSRKDKIIMAGGPIVWKYTWASLMKEHAISLGVPKDAILLEDKSKSTEEDAIFTKEILNRYKYRSCILVTSPYHSKRAAKIFRKIMGNEIKLISTPVEASWFNFSKWWERRRDRAMVLDEYSKFIWLWIFGIKDNVNFSADIARKFL, from the coding sequence ATGTTTAAATTAATTAAGATAGTAATAACTTTTATTCTTATAATGGTTCTTCTGTATGTCGGTCATAGTTTTTTATTAGAAAAGGCAGGGAGATATCTGTATTGCAGAGATGAATTAAAACCTGCTGATGTGATAGTTATTCTGGCAGGTGAGGAGACAGAGCGGGTTGAACATGGAGTCAAACTTTTTAAAGAAGGTTGGTCAAGGAAAGATAAAATAATAATGGCAGGTGGTCCGATTGTCTGGAAATATACATGGGCTTCTCTCATGAAAGAACATGCAATATCTCTCGGTGTGCCAAAAGATGCTATTTTGCTTGAAGATAAATCTAAAAGTACAGAAGAAGATGCTATATTTACAAAAGAGATTCTAAATAGATATAAATACAGGTCATGTATCCTTGTCACTTCACCTTATCACAGCAAAAGAGCCGCCAAAATATTCAGGAAGATTATGGGTAACGAAATAAAGCTGATAAGTACTCCTGTTGAAGCAAGCTGGTTTAATTTTAGTAAATGGTGGGAAAGAAGAAGAGACAGGGCGATGGTTTTAGATGAGTATTCCAAATTCATCTGGCTCTGGATATTTGGCATTAAAGATAATGTAAATTTTTCAGCAGACATTGCTCGAAAATTTCTTTAA
- a CDS encoding alcohol dehydrogenase catalytic domain-containing protein, whose protein sequence is MKVAKLYNFNDIRVEDIPIPEVGTGDALIKTKASGICSGDVMQWYIEKKAPLVIGHEPAGDIVEVGKEVKFFKQGDRVFVHHHAPCFTCRYCIRGDYVQCDTWKKTRIIPGGISEYILVPEINLKNDTLNLPDNMSYEDGTLIEPTACVIKSLKRSKIKSGDTILVIGLGVMGQLHIILSRKYGAEKIIGADRVPFRLEKAKEFGADEVIDVSSSNLYEYIKELTNGEMADLVIVGPNSVETMKQGISLVGAGGRVLFFTPSKPGEILSIYPNDLYFKDINIITSYSCGPDDTKTALKFIEDGLIKSKDLITHRFPIDKTEKAFRLTATAKDSLKSVIIFNDN, encoded by the coding sequence TTGAAAGTGGCAAAGCTATACAACTTCAACGATATCCGTGTAGAAGACATACCCATTCCTGAAGTCGGCACTGGAGATGCTCTAATAAAAACAAAAGCTTCAGGAATATGTTCGGGTGACGTTATGCAGTGGTATATTGAGAAAAAAGCTCCACTTGTTATAGGCCATGAACCCGCTGGTGATATAGTTGAAGTTGGCAAAGAAGTAAAATTTTTTAAGCAAGGGGACAGGGTTTTTGTCCACCATCATGCACCTTGTTTTACCTGTAGATATTGTATAAGAGGTGATTATGTCCAATGTGATACATGGAAGAAAACAAGGATAATCCCTGGTGGTATTTCTGAATATATCCTTGTGCCAGAAATAAACCTTAAAAATGATACTCTGAATTTACCTGATAATATGAGTTATGAAGATGGGACTCTAATTGAACCAACCGCTTGTGTTATAAAATCATTAAAGAGGTCTAAAATAAAATCTGGGGATACTATACTTGTCATCGGTCTTGGTGTTATGGGACAATTACATATTATTCTTTCAAGAAAATATGGTGCTGAAAAAATTATTGGTGCTGATAGAGTTCCTTTCAGGCTTGAAAAGGCTAAGGAGTTCGGAGCTGATGAAGTGATTGACGTTTCGAGTTCTAATCTCTATGAATATATTAAAGAACTTACAAATGGAGAAATGGCCGATCTTGTTATTGTCGGGCCAAATAGTGTTGAAACAATGAAGCAAGGAATATCTTTAGTTGGAGCAGGAGGAAGAGTTTTATTTTTTACTCCTTCAAAACCGGGTGAAATATTATCCATATATCCAAATGATTTATATTTTAAGGATATTAACATTATCACGAGTTACTCCTGTGGACCGGATGATACAAAAACTGCTCTTAAATTTATTGAAGATGGCTTAATAAAATCTAAGGATCTCATTACACATAGATTCCCAATAGATAAAACAGAAAAGGCTTTCAGGCTAACAGCAACTGCAAAGGATTCTTTAAAAAGCGTGATAATATTTAATGATAACTAA
- a CDS encoding glycosyltransferase family 2 protein, whose protein sequence is MDFFVSVIILNYNGRGYIEECIESVLMQTYRNKEIIIVDNGSQDGSFEFITEKYHDKIKIIRNETNVGFALGNNIGINAASGNYIALLNNDAVADINWLNSLVNSARRSNKNTGMWASKILFYDNHNIIDTAGHLIYPDGLNRGRGKSELDSKQYDKEEEVFFPSGCAALYSKVMLDQIGLFDPDFFAYGDDTDIGLKARIAGWRCIFVPEAIVYHRSSATAGRYSPLKAYLVERNRLWILFKYFPLSRILISPFYTFTRFIYQAYGAFSGKGSAGRFSEQYSKFKLVAVLLRAYLDALKGICKIIKKRSDLKKIKKTDRHDFTLWLKKFGISAREIALKD, encoded by the coding sequence ATGGATTTTTTTGTTTCTGTTATCATCCTTAATTATAACGGAAGAGGATATATAGAAGAATGCATTGAATCTGTCCTCATGCAGACTTATAGAAACAAGGAGATTATAATAGTTGATAACGGTTCTCAAGATGGTTCTTTTGAGTTTATAACAGAAAAGTATCATGATAAAATTAAAATTATCAGAAATGAAACAAATGTAGGGTTCGCTCTTGGTAACAATATTGGAATCAACGCTGCAAGTGGTAATTATATAGCGCTTTTAAACAATGATGCAGTCGCTGATATCAATTGGCTTAATTCATTAGTTAATTCTGCACGAAGGTCAAATAAGAATACAGGCATGTGGGCTTCAAAGATACTTTTTTATGATAATCACAACATTATTGATACAGCAGGGCATCTTATATATCCTGATGGTCTCAACAGAGGGAGAGGAAAATCTGAACTCGATAGCAAACAGTACGATAAAGAGGAAGAAGTTTTTTTCCCGAGTGGCTGCGCAGCTCTTTATTCAAAGGTAATGCTCGATCAGATCGGACTATTTGATCCAGACTTCTTCGCATACGGAGATGACACGGATATCGGCCTGAAAGCAAGGATAGCAGGATGGAGATGTATCTTTGTCCCAGAAGCAATAGTTTATCATAGATCATCTGCAACAGCAGGAAGGTATTCGCCCTTAAAAGCATATCTTGTCGAGAGAAACAGGTTGTGGATTTTATTTAAGTACTTCCCGTTGAGTAGGATACTAATTAGTCCTTTCTATACATTTACGAGATTTATATATCAGGCTTATGGGGCGTTTTCAGGAAAAGGTTCTGCCGGAAGATTCTCAGAACAATACTCAAAATTTAAACTTGTGGCTGTATTATTAAGAGCTTATTTAGATGCACTGAAGGGAATTTGTAAAATAATAAAAAAACGCTCAGATTTAAAGAAAATTAAAAAAACGGATCGGCATGACTTTACGCTATGGCTCAAAAAGTTCGGTATCAGTGCAAGAGAAATTGCGCTTAAGGATTAG
- a CDS encoding winged helix-turn-helix transcriptional regulator has translation MNVQKVNDEKYEFHDTYKSLLLLDEISKGEQLSQRDLSKKLNIALGLVNSYIKNLVSKGYITIKAIPARRYAYYLTPKGFTEKTRLTYHHLQNFTTLYRVARKDFKELFANLAGEGVKSVVFAGADEAAEIAYLSLQEFEIKFAGIVDDEVVGKDFFKYKILPFEKIKCIEADYVIVSTFLRREAVYKKLIEADIPSEKIKNIFPLSLKSG, from the coding sequence ATGAACGTTCAAAAAGTGAACGATGAAAAGTATGAGTTCCACGACACCTACAAGTCTTTATTATTACTCGATGAGATTTCAAAAGGGGAACAGCTTTCTCAGAGAGACCTTAGTAAAAAGCTAAATATTGCACTTGGTCTTGTAAACTCATACATCAAAAACCTCGTTTCAAAAGGCTATATTACAATCAAGGCAATACCTGCAAGAAGATATGCATATTATCTCACACCAAAAGGCTTTACTGAAAAAACAAGATTAACCTACCATCATCTTCAAAATTTTACGACCTTATACAGAGTAGCGAGAAAAGATTTCAAAGAACTTTTTGCTAATTTGGCAGGAGAAGGTGTAAAAAGTGTTGTTTTTGCTGGAGCTGACGAGGCTGCTGAAATAGCCTATCTTTCACTACAGGAGTTTGAAATAAAATTTGCAGGTATTGTGGATGATGAAGTTGTTGGTAAGGATTTTTTTAAATATAAAATATTGCCTTTTGAAAAAATTAAATGTATTGAAGCTGATTATGTAATTGTGAGTACTTTTTTGAGGAGAGAAGCGGTTTATAAAAAACTTATAGAGGCTGATATACCATCTGAAAAGATAAAGAACATATTCCCTTTATCACTTAAGAGTGGTTAG
- a CDS encoding DUF763 domain-containing protein, giving the protein MPKTGIATLPLHYGKAPKWLFERMVSLSREIIYAIVSEFGQKAFLQKLADPYWFQALGCVLGFDWHSSGLTTTVTGALKEGLRGMEDDLRVFIAGGKGKTSRKTPEQIRIYSERFLINPEPLIYASRMSAKVDNIAVQDGYQLYHHVFIFTGNGEWSVIQQGLNENKRTARRYHWLGNPKTDFVVEPHTAVCCDKRVKTLNLVAVESEDTRKTCADLSKQKPEKTVREIKKIQTLNLAERHFVTVSDIDPKKLHRILTKTYENQPEDFEKLLGIRGVGPKTIRALSLISEIIYGTPPSYRDPARFSFAHGGKDGTPFPVDRKTYDKTIDIMKRAIHSASIGHEEKMHAIKRLMKYFD; this is encoded by the coding sequence TAAAGCTCCAAAATGGCTTTTTGAAAGAATGGTATCGCTTTCAAGAGAGATTATCTATGCAATTGTGAGCGAATTTGGTCAGAAGGCATTTCTTCAAAAGCTTGCTGATCCTTACTGGTTTCAGGCGTTGGGATGTGTGCTCGGTTTTGACTGGCATTCGAGCGGACTTACTACAACAGTGACAGGGGCATTAAAAGAAGGCCTTAGAGGAATGGAAGATGATCTTAGAGTTTTTATTGCAGGTGGAAAAGGTAAAACATCACGTAAAACACCAGAGCAGATCAGGATATATTCAGAGAGGTTTCTTATTAATCCAGAACCACTTATATATGCAAGTAGAATGTCAGCAAAAGTAGACAATATTGCTGTTCAGGATGGATACCAGCTTTATCATCATGTATTTATTTTTACAGGGAATGGTGAATGGTCCGTGATACAGCAGGGTTTGAACGAAAATAAAAGAACAGCAAGACGTTATCACTGGCTTGGAAATCCTAAAACAGATTTTGTAGTTGAACCACATACTGCGGTCTGTTGCGATAAAAGGGTGAAAACATTAAATCTCGTTGCGGTTGAAAGTGAAGATACACGAAAGACATGTGCTGATTTATCAAAACAAAAACCTGAAAAGACTGTTAGAGAAATTAAAAAGATTCAGACACTCAATCTTGCTGAAAGACATTTTGTGACTGTATCTGACATCGATCCGAAAAAACTTCACCGGATACTTACAAAGACATACGAGAACCAACCAGAAGACTTTGAGAAACTTCTCGGGATTAGAGGTGTAGGTCCAAAAACAATACGTGCATTGAGTCTTATATCAGAGATAATTTATGGAACTCCACCGAGCTATCGTGATCCTGCAAGGTTCAGTTTTGCTCATGGCGGTAAGGATGGAACCCCTTTCCCTGTGGACAGGAAGACATATGACAAGACGATCGATATCATGAAAAGAGCCATTCATTCCGCAAGCATAGGGCATGAAGAGAAGATGCATGCGATAAAAAGGCTTATGAAATATTTTGATTAG
- a CDS encoding sulfotransferase, with protein sequence MEKRLKKPDFFIVGAPKCGTTAMNYYLKQHPEIFMPEVKEIHYFGTDLDFKFRSERINLNQYISLFSKAHNEKRIGETSVWYLYSKSAAKEIKAFAPSASIIIMLRNPVDLLYSLHSQFVYEGNEDILDFKEALNAEEYRKQGKKIPPTAYLPKTLFYREVVKFSGQITRYLNLFGRKNIHFIIFDDLLREPREVYRAILHFLGVKEDFEIDFNTINPNKKLISPKLQRLLIRPPQSFIHYGKYLKIPKNLQNWIIKMLTKMNTIYKKRPPMDHILRIQLQKEFSHEVEQLSELVGRDLTHWVKN encoded by the coding sequence ATGGAAAAGAGATTGAAAAAACCAGATTTTTTCATAGTAGGAGCACCAAAGTGTGGTACCACAGCTATGAACTATTACCTTAAACAGCATCCTGAAATATTTATGCCAGAAGTAAAGGAAATTCATTATTTTGGAACTGATCTTGATTTCAAGTTTCGTAGTGAAAGAATTAATTTGAACCAGTATATTTCTTTATTTTCAAAAGCACATAATGAAAAAAGAATTGGAGAAACTTCAGTATGGTATCTATATTCAAAATCTGCTGCTAAGGAGATTAAGGCTTTTGCTCCTTCCGCGAGTATTATTATTATGCTGAGAAATCCTGTAGATTTGCTTTATTCACTGCATAGTCAATTTGTATACGAAGGGAATGAAGATATACTGGATTTTAAAGAGGCTTTAAATGCAGAAGAATATAGGAAACAGGGGAAAAAAATTCCACCTACAGCGTATTTACCGAAGACGTTATTTTATCGGGAGGTTGTTAAATTTTCTGGGCAAATAACAAGATATCTGAATCTTTTTGGAAGGAAGAATATACATTTTATTATTTTTGATGACCTTCTTAGAGAACCACGAGAGGTCTATCGTGCTATACTACATTTTCTTGGAGTAAAAGAGGATTTTGAGATAGATTTTAATACAATAAACCCTAATAAAAAATTAATCAGTCCAAAACTGCAAAGATTGTTAATCAGACCGCCACAGAGTTTTATCCACTATGGTAAATATTTGAAAATACCAAAAAATTTACAAAATTGGATAATCAAGATGCTTACTAAAATGAATACTATATACAAAAAGAGACCACCGATGGATCATATACTAAGAATTCAACTTCAAAAGGAATTTAGTCATGAAGTTGAGCAGTTAAGCGAACTTGTCGGAAGAGACCTGACCCATTGGGTTAAGAATTAA